A window from Herbaspirillum sp. meg3 encodes these proteins:
- the thiE gene encoding thiamine phosphate synthase, with protein MSEAKQWSLRGLYIVTPDWDDTDKLVSVTEQAIKGGATLVQYRHKTANAALRKEQASALLQVCRRYSIPFIINDYVDLCIELDAEGIHVGGTDASVAEVRAQVGKDKIVGASCYGTLQLARDAYAAGATYVAFGGFYPSRVKKYEFKTALEIVAASKKEIPLPVIVIGGMTQENCLPLIAQGTDMVAAISSVYMAEQDAQSAARRFADLF; from the coding sequence ATGAGTGAAGCCAAACAATGGTCCTTGCGCGGGCTGTATATCGTGACCCCGGACTGGGACGACACCGACAAGCTGGTCAGCGTCACCGAACAAGCGATCAAAGGCGGCGCGACGCTGGTGCAATACCGCCACAAGACCGCTAATGCGGCGCTACGCAAAGAGCAGGCGAGTGCGCTGCTGCAAGTCTGCCGTCGTTACAGCATACCGTTCATCATCAACGACTATGTCGACCTTTGTATTGAACTTGATGCGGAAGGCATTCACGTCGGCGGCACCGATGCGTCGGTGGCGGAAGTGCGCGCGCAGGTCGGCAAGGACAAGATCGTCGGTGCTTCCTGCTACGGTACCTTGCAATTGGCGCGTGATGCGTATGCGGCCGGTGCGACCTATGTGGCGTTCGGCGGTTTCTACCCGTCGCGCGTGAAGAAATATGAATTCAAGACCGCGCTGGAAATCGTCGCTGCATCGAAGAAGGAAATTCCGCTGCCGGTCATTGTCATCGGCGGCATGACCCAAGAGAATTGCCTGCCGCTCATTGCGCAAGGCACTGATATGGTGGCGGCCATCAGCAGCGTCTATATGGCTGAACAGGATGCGCAGTCCGCAGCCCGCCGTTTTGCCGACTTGTTCTGA
- a CDS encoding TRAP transporter substrate-binding protein: protein MTKDALTQSGITRRKILTYGAVGATLPMSAWITKYAHAAEFNYKFATGQDPTHPVNKRAQDAITRIKEATNGRVDIKLFPANQLGSDTDLLAQVRNGGVEFFNIAASILATLVPAAGIVNTGFAFSNYDEVWKAMDGDLGKYVFSQIDKVGVMSMSRSWNNGFRQITSGVKPIRTPDDLRGMKLRVPAAPILTSLFQSLGAGPTPINFNEVYSSLQTKLVEGQENPLPIIATARLYEVQKYCSMTSHVWDAYLVLGNKRAFQKLPADVQAIVLREFDKAALDQRADIAKLNDSLRQELTGKGLQFIDVDKNAFRDALRKTTFYKDWKAKFGEQGWHLLQQYSGELA from the coding sequence ATGACCAAGGACGCACTCACGCAGAGCGGGATCACCCGCCGCAAGATCTTGACCTACGGCGCCGTCGGCGCAACCCTGCCGATGTCGGCATGGATTACCAAATACGCCCACGCTGCGGAATTCAACTACAAGTTCGCCACCGGACAAGACCCGACCCATCCGGTCAACAAGCGGGCGCAAGACGCCATCACGCGCATCAAGGAAGCCACCAACGGTCGCGTGGATATCAAGCTGTTTCCGGCAAATCAGCTCGGTTCCGACACGGACTTGCTGGCGCAGGTGCGCAACGGCGGCGTCGAATTCTTCAACATCGCCGCCTCCATCCTGGCTACGCTGGTGCCGGCGGCCGGTATCGTCAACACCGGCTTTGCCTTCTCCAACTACGATGAAGTGTGGAAGGCGATGGACGGCGATCTCGGCAAATACGTCTTCAGCCAGATCGACAAGGTCGGCGTCATGAGCATGTCGCGCAGCTGGAACAACGGCTTCCGCCAGATCACTTCCGGCGTCAAACCGATCCGCACACCGGACGATCTGCGCGGCATGAAGTTACGCGTGCCGGCAGCGCCTATCCTGACTTCGCTGTTTCAGTCGCTGGGCGCCGGGCCGACGCCGATCAACTTCAATGAGGTGTATTCCTCACTGCAAACCAAGCTGGTCGAAGGGCAGGAAAATCCGCTGCCCATCATTGCCACCGCGCGCCTGTATGAAGTGCAGAAATATTGCAGCATGACCAGCCATGTGTGGGATGCGTATCTGGTGCTGGGTAACAAGCGCGCCTTCCAGAAATTGCCGGCGGACGTGCAGGCAATTGTGCTGCGCGAGTTCGACAAGGCGGCGCTGGATCAGCGTGCCGATATCGCCAAGCTCAACGACTCCTTGCGTCAGGAGCTGACCGGCAAAGGCCTGCAATTCATCGACGTCGACAAGAACGCCTTTCGCGATGCCTTGCGCAAGACCACGTTCTATAAAGACTGGAAAGCCAAATTCGGCGAACAGGGCTGGCATCTGCTGCAGCAATATTCCGGAGAGCTTGCATGA
- a CDS encoding transketolase family protein: MNQVKEKQINVNNEAPVKPRLTTSAMIASLAAEGQATRPAPFGHALAELANVRTDIVGMTADLAKYTDLHIFAKEHPERFYEMGMAEQLLMGAAAGMAREGMVPFATTYAVFASRRAYDFICMAIAEESLNVKIVAALPGLTTGYGPSHQATDDLAIFRAMPNLTIVDPCDALDIEQAVPQIAEHQGPVYMRLLRGNVPAVLDEYNYKFELGKAKMIRDGRDVLIISAGLMTMRALEAAKLLQKDGVDVGVLHVPTIKPLDEDTIRKEAARSGRMVIVAENHSIVGGLGEAVAGVLMRANVRPPAFRQIGLPDAFLDAGALPTLHDRYGISAAVMSANIKSWL; the protein is encoded by the coding sequence ATGAACCAAGTTAAAGAAAAACAGATCAACGTCAACAATGAGGCGCCTGTCAAACCGCGTCTTACCACCTCGGCGATGATCGCCTCGCTGGCGGCCGAGGGACAGGCAACACGTCCGGCGCCGTTTGGTCATGCGCTGGCAGAGCTGGCCAATGTGCGCACCGACATTGTCGGCATGACCGCCGATCTGGCCAAGTACACCGACCTGCACATCTTCGCCAAGGAGCATCCGGAGCGCTTCTACGAAATGGGCATGGCCGAGCAGTTGCTCATGGGCGCCGCCGCCGGCATGGCGCGTGAGGGCATGGTGCCGTTCGCGACGACCTACGCCGTGTTTGCGTCGCGCCGTGCCTACGACTTCATCTGCATGGCGATTGCGGAGGAAAGCCTCAACGTCAAGATCGTCGCCGCGCTGCCGGGACTCACCACCGGTTACGGACCCAGCCATCAGGCCACCGACGACCTGGCGATTTTCCGTGCCATGCCCAACCTGACCATCGTCGATCCCTGCGACGCGCTCGATATCGAACAGGCGGTGCCGCAGATCGCAGAACATCAGGGGCCGGTCTACATGCGCCTGTTGCGCGGCAACGTACCGGCCGTACTGGACGAGTACAACTACAAGTTCGAACTGGGCAAAGCCAAGATGATCCGCGACGGCCGCGATGTGCTGATCATTTCCGCGGGCCTGATGACCATGCGTGCGCTGGAAGCGGCCAAGCTGCTGCAAAAGGACGGCGTCGACGTCGGCGTGCTGCACGTGCCGACGATCAAGCCGCTCGACGAAGACACTATCCGCAAGGAAGCGGCGCGCAGCGGCCGCATGGTTATCGTCGCAGAAAACCACTCCATCGTCGGCGGCCTCGGCGAAGCAGTGGCAGGCGTGCTGATGCGCGCCAACGTGCGGCCGCCAGCCTTCCGCCAGATCGGCTTGCCGGATGCTTTCCTCGATGCCGGCGCCTTGCCGACCTTGCACGACCGATACGGCATTTCTGCCGCCGTCATGTCGGCCAACATCAAGTCATGGCTGTAG
- the thiC gene encoding phosphomethylpyrimidine synthase ThiC gives MNANPKFLSATATVDEAAVQPLPNSRKIYVTGSRPDIRVPMRQISQSDTPAMFGSEKNPPIYVYDTSGPYTDPDAKIDIRNGLSTPRLPWILERNDTDELDGPTSEYGQQRLNDPALAELRFNLHRKPRRAKAGGNVSQMHYARKGIITPEMEYIAIRENLRRQEYLEELKASGPMGNKLADLMGRQHPGQSFGASIPAMITPEFVRDEVARGRAIIPANINHPEVEPMIIGRNFLVKINANIGNSAVTSSIGEEVEKMTWAIRWGGDNVMDLSTGKNIHETREWIIRNSPVPIGTVPIYQALEKVNGKAEDLTWEIFRDTLIEQAEQGVDYFTIHAGVRLQYVPLTAKRMTGIVSRGGSIMAKWCLAHHKESFLYEHFEDICEIMKAYDVSFSLGDGLRPGSIYDANDEAQLGELKTLGELTKIAWKHDVQVMIEGPGHVPMHLIKENMDLQLEQCHEAPFYTLGPLTTDIAPGYDHITSGIGAAQIGWYGTAMLCYVTPKEHLGLPNKVDVKDGIITYKIAAHAADLAKGHPGAQIRDNALSKARFEFRWEDQFNIGLDPDKAREFHDETLPKDSAKVAHFCSMCGPHFCSMKITQEVRDYAAKEGISEIAALKQGMEVKSVEFVKMGAEIYSKT, from the coding sequence ATGAACGCCAATCCAAAATTCCTCTCCGCTACCGCCACGGTAGACGAAGCGGCTGTCCAGCCTTTACCGAATTCCCGCAAGATCTATGTCACCGGTTCGCGCCCTGATATCCGCGTGCCGATGCGCCAGATCAGCCAGTCCGATACGCCTGCGATGTTCGGCTCGGAAAAAAATCCGCCTATCTATGTCTACGACACTTCCGGTCCCTACACCGATCCGGACGCTAAGATCGACATCCGCAACGGCCTGTCGACGCCGCGTCTGCCTTGGATTCTGGAGCGCAACGACACTGATGAACTCGATGGCCCGACTTCCGAATACGGCCAGCAGCGCCTGAACGATCCGGCGCTGGCCGAACTGCGTTTCAACCTGCATCGCAAGCCGCGCCGCGCCAAGGCCGGCGGCAACGTTTCGCAAATGCACTACGCGCGCAAAGGCATCATCACGCCGGAAATGGAATACATCGCCATCCGCGAAAACCTGCGCCGCCAGGAATACCTGGAAGAGCTGAAAGCCTCCGGCCCGATGGGCAACAAGCTGGCCGACCTGATGGGCCGCCAGCACCCGGGTCAATCCTTCGGTGCTTCTATCCCCGCCATGATCACGCCGGAATTCGTGCGCGACGAAGTCGCCCGCGGCCGCGCCATCATCCCCGCCAACATCAATCACCCGGAAGTCGAGCCGATGATCATCGGCCGCAACTTCCTGGTGAAGATCAACGCCAACATCGGCAACTCGGCAGTGACCTCGTCCATCGGCGAAGAAGTCGAGAAGATGACCTGGGCCATCCGCTGGGGCGGCGACAATGTCATGGACCTGTCGACCGGCAAGAACATCCACGAAACGCGTGAATGGATCATCCGCAATTCGCCGGTGCCGATCGGTACGGTACCGATCTATCAGGCGCTGGAAAAGGTCAACGGCAAGGCTGAAGACCTGACCTGGGAAATCTTCCGCGATACGCTCATCGAGCAGGCCGAGCAGGGCGTCGACTACTTCACCATCCATGCCGGCGTGCGCCTGCAATACGTGCCGCTGACCGCCAAGCGCATGACGGGCATCGTCTCGCGCGGCGGCTCGATCATGGCCAAGTGGTGCCTGGCGCATCACAAGGAATCCTTCCTCTACGAGCACTTCGAAGACATCTGCGAAATCATGAAGGCCTACGACGTCAGCTTCAGCCTCGGCGACGGCTTGCGTCCTGGTTCGATTTATGACGCCAATGACGAAGCGCAACTGGGCGAGCTGAAGACGCTGGGTGAACTGACCAAGATCGCGTGGAAGCACGACGTGCAGGTCATGATCGAGGGCCCAGGCCACGTGCCGATGCACCTCATCAAGGAAAACATGGACCTGCAACTGGAGCAGTGCCACGAAGCGCCGTTCTACACGCTCGGCCCCTTGACTACGGACATCGCACCGGGCTACGACCACATCACTTCCGGTATCGGCGCTGCGCAGATCGGCTGGTACGGTACCGCGATGCTGTGCTACGTCACGCCGAAGGAACATCTGGGCCTGCCAAACAAGGTCGACGTCAAGGACGGCATCATCACTTACAAGATCGCTGCGCACGCAGCCGATCTCGCCAAGGGCCATCCGGGCGCACAGATCCGTGACAACGCGCTGTCGAAGGCGCGCTTTGAATTCCGCTGGGAAGACCAGTTCAACATCGGTCTCGATCCGGACAAGGCGCGCGAATTCCATGACGAAACCTTACCCAAGGATTCGGCCAAGGTAGCGCATTTCTGCTCCATGTGCGGCCCGCATTTCTGTTCAATGAAGATCACGCAGGAAGTGCGCGATTACGCCGCCAAGGAAGGTATTTCGGAAATTGCTGCCTTGAAGCAGGGCATGGAAGTGAAGTCGGTGGAGTTCGTGAAGATGGGCGCCGAGATTTATTCCAAGACCTGA
- the thiS gene encoding sulfur carrier protein ThiS → MQIELNGKPHAIADGADLVQLIAALELTGKAVAVAVNRQVVPSQLWAGRVLVEADRVDVVRAIGGG, encoded by the coding sequence ATGCAGATTGAATTGAATGGCAAGCCGCATGCCATTGCCGATGGTGCTGATCTGGTGCAGCTGATCGCTGCGCTGGAGCTGACCGGGAAGGCGGTGGCGGTGGCGGTGAATCGGCAGGTGGTGCCGTCGCAGTTGTGGGCGGGGCGGGTGCTGGTTGAGGCGGATCGGGTGGATGTTGTGAGGGCTATCGGCGGGGGGTGA
- a CDS encoding MFS transporter has product MSEEALRSTPAAAPEAAPVTPPAQSAVIVQILSTVLFTFLAYMTIGIPLAVLPGYVHLDLGYSSFIAGLSISVQYLSTFITRAQAGRMVDTIGPKKTVMRGMLACVASGVFLVLAAWSSELPWLSLSMILVSRFCLGIGESLAGTGSIIWGIGRIGATHTARMISWNGIATYGALAIGAPLGVALQHVAGFSSIGFLALALPLIGYLIARRRPAVPVVRGERLAFRLVLNRVLPYGIGLALGTVGFGAIATFITLYYASHNWSNAAFSLTLFGGFFIGSRLLFANSINRFGGFKVAIASFAVEAVGLSILWLAGSAEVAMVGAALAGFGFALVFPSLGVEAVGLVPAPNRGAALGAYSVFLDLALGITGPLAGLIVGQFGYEEVFLFAAIGALCAVALTLSLYRRAQITKKTT; this is encoded by the coding sequence ATGTCCGAAGAAGCTCTACGTTCCACGCCTGCCGCTGCACCTGAAGCCGCGCCTGTCACACCCCCTGCGCAATCCGCAGTCATCGTCCAGATTCTGTCGACGGTGTTGTTCACTTTTCTTGCCTATATGACCATAGGTATCCCGCTGGCGGTCTTGCCTGGCTATGTGCATCTGGATCTGGGCTACAGCTCTTTCATTGCCGGTTTGTCCATCAGCGTGCAATACCTGTCCACGTTCATCACACGCGCACAAGCCGGCCGCATGGTCGACACCATCGGCCCCAAGAAAACCGTCATGCGCGGCATGCTGGCCTGCGTCGCCAGCGGCGTCTTCCTCGTGCTGGCGGCCTGGTCGTCTGAGTTGCCGTGGCTGAGCCTGTCCATGATCCTTGTCAGCCGCTTCTGCCTCGGCATCGGTGAAAGCCTGGCCGGCACCGGCTCCATCATCTGGGGCATTGGCCGCATCGGTGCCACCCATACCGCACGCATGATCTCGTGGAACGGCATCGCCACCTACGGCGCACTGGCCATCGGCGCACCGTTGGGCGTGGCCTTGCAGCATGTAGCCGGGTTTTCTTCGATCGGCTTCCTGGCGCTGGCGCTGCCGCTGATCGGTTACCTGATTGCACGTCGCCGGCCTGCAGTACCGGTGGTGCGCGGCGAACGCCTAGCCTTCCGCCTGGTGCTCAATCGCGTGCTGCCTTACGGCATCGGCCTGGCGCTGGGCACGGTCGGCTTCGGTGCGATTGCCACTTTTATCACGCTGTATTACGCCAGCCATAACTGGTCCAATGCGGCGTTCTCGCTGACGCTGTTCGGCGGATTTTTCATCGGCTCGCGCCTGCTGTTCGCCAATTCGATCAACCGCTTCGGCGGCTTCAAGGTCGCCATCGCTTCTTTTGCCGTCGAAGCCGTGGGCCTCAGCATCCTGTGGCTGGCAGGTTCGGCGGAAGTCGCCATGGTTGGTGCGGCGTTGGCCGGCTTCGGCTTTGCATTGGTATTCCCGTCACTGGGTGTGGAAGCTGTCGGCCTGGTGCCGGCGCCCAATCGCGGCGCGGCGCTGGGGGCGTATTCGGTCTTCCTCGATCTGGCGCTGGGTATCACCGGGCCACTGGCCGGCCTGATCGTGGGCCAGTTCGGTTACGAAGAAGTCTTCCTCTTCGCCGCCATCGGTGCACTGTGTGCGGTGGCGTTGACGCTGTCGTTGTATCGCCGCGCGCAGATTACAAAAAAGACAACTTAA
- a CDS encoding TRAP transporter large permease subunit yields MAAGHHIETMPRASLGLTHLDRALGMLIEIPAAIAVVAEVAILLTSVFSRFVLHQPLVWADELASTVFLWLAMFGAAVALRRGEHMRMTALIGKLSPAWRARIEAIAVGTPCLFIAMLLLPAVEYAQNEWVVETPALGVPGTVREAALAVGCVLMLCVSGLRLARHGWRDLGFVALVLAAIAAALYLGGSNLQAMGNWNLAFFFILLLGAGVLAGVPIAFCFGLVTIAYLLCTTSTPLEVVPGRVNEGMSSLILLAVPLFILLGQLIEMTQMAKAMVAFLASLLGHVRGGLSYVLLGAIMLVSGISGAKTADMAAVAPVLFPEMKKRGMEEGELVSLLAASGAMAETIPPSLVLITIGSVTGVSIAALFTGGLLPGIVLAVALAILARQRISESNLKDVKRASLQVVLRTFVVALPALAIPVLIRTAVVEGVATATEVSTIGIAYTIVVGILVYRRFDVKRLYPMLVETASLSGAILFIIGTATCMAWALTQSGFSHDLAHIMSLMPGGRWGFLLISIVTFIVLGSVLEGIPAMVLFGPLLFPIARQLGVHEVHYAMVVILAMGIGLFAPPFGLGYYSACTIGRVSPDAGMRKIWPYLGALLAGLLIVAAVPWISIGFLS; encoded by the coding sequence ATGGCCGCCGGCCATCACATCGAGACCATGCCGCGCGCCAGTCTGGGTTTGACGCACCTGGACCGTGCGCTGGGCATGCTCATCGAAATTCCGGCCGCTATCGCCGTGGTGGCGGAAGTGGCGATTTTGCTCACCAGCGTGTTCTCGCGCTTCGTGCTGCATCAGCCGCTGGTGTGGGCGGATGAACTGGCATCGACCGTGTTTCTGTGGCTGGCGATGTTCGGCGCGGCAGTGGCCTTGCGGCGCGGCGAGCACATGCGCATGACGGCGCTGATCGGCAAATTGTCGCCGGCCTGGCGCGCGCGTATCGAGGCCATCGCAGTCGGTACGCCATGCCTGTTCATCGCCATGCTGTTGCTGCCCGCAGTCGAGTACGCACAGAACGAATGGGTGGTGGAAACGCCCGCGCTGGGGGTGCCCGGCACCGTGCGCGAAGCGGCGCTGGCGGTCGGCTGCGTACTGATGCTGTGCGTATCCGGTTTGCGGCTGGCGCGTCATGGCTGGCGCGATCTGGGTTTCGTCGCGCTGGTGCTGGCGGCGATTGCTGCGGCCTTGTATCTCGGCGGCAGCAATCTGCAAGCGATGGGCAACTGGAATCTGGCGTTCTTCTTCATCCTGTTGCTGGGTGCGGGCGTGCTGGCTGGCGTGCCGATTGCATTCTGTTTCGGACTGGTCACGATTGCTTATTTATTGTGCACCACGTCGACACCGCTGGAAGTCGTGCCGGGCCGGGTCAACGAAGGCATGAGTTCGCTGATTTTGTTGGCGGTGCCGCTGTTCATCCTGCTCGGGCAACTGATTGAAATGACGCAGATGGCGAAGGCCATGGTGGCTTTTCTGGCATCGCTGCTGGGGCATGTGCGCGGTGGGTTGTCATACGTACTGCTGGGCGCAATCATGCTGGTGTCGGGCATCTCTGGCGCCAAGACGGCCGACATGGCGGCGGTGGCGCCGGTGCTGTTTCCCGAGATGAAGAAGCGCGGCATGGAAGAGGGTGAACTGGTGTCCTTGCTGGCCGCATCCGGCGCAATGGCCGAGACGATTCCACCCTCGCTGGTGCTGATCACCATCGGCTCCGTCACCGGGGTATCGATTGCGGCACTGTTCACCGGCGGCTTGTTGCCGGGCATCGTGCTGGCGGTTGCGCTGGCGATCCTTGCGCGTCAACGCATCTCGGAAAGCAATCTCAAAGACGTCAAGCGCGCATCGCTGCAAGTCGTGCTGCGTACGTTCGTTGTCGCGCTGCCGGCGCTGGCGATTCCCGTGTTGATCCGCACGGCGGTGGTGGAAGGTGTGGCGACGGCGACCGAAGTCTCGACCATCGGCATCGCCTACACGATCGTGGTGGGGATCCTCGTCTATCGCCGCTTCGACGTGAAGCGCCTGTATCCGATGCTGGTCGAAACCGCTTCGCTGTCGGGCGCGATCCTGTTCATCATCGGCACCGCAACTTGCATGGCATGGGCGCTGACCCAGTCGGGCTTCTCGCATGATCTGGCGCACATCATGTCGCTGATGCCGGGAGGACGCTGGGGTTTTCTGCTGATTTCCATCGTCACGTTCATCGTGCTAGGCAGCGTGCTGGAAGGGATTCCGGCGATGGTTCTGTTCGGGCCGCTGCTGTTTCCAATTGCCAGGCAACTCGGCGTGCACGAGGTGCATTACGCGATGGTGGTAATCCTCGCAATGGGCATCGGCTTGTTCGCACCGCCCTTCGGATTGGGCTATTACAGCGCCTGCACCATCGGCCGCGTCAGCCCGGATGCAGGCATGCGCAAGATCTGGCCTTACCTCGGTGCGCTGCTTGCCGGGCTGCTGATTGTTGCCGCAGTGCCATGGATCTCTATAGGATTTCTCTCATGA
- a CDS encoding thiazole synthase: MNMNDTPALSADTGLTIAGKTYNSRLLVGSGKYKDLNETREATEASGADIITVAIRRVNIGQDPNAPSLLDVVPPSRYTILPNTAGCYNAEDAVYTLQLARELLNGHKLVKLEVLGDEKTLFPNMPETLKAAETLVKDGFDVMVYCSDDPIQARMLEDIGVVAVMPLASLIGSGMGILNPWNLSLIIEQAKIPVLVDAGVGTASDAAIAMELGCDGVLMNTAIAGARDPIRMARAMKLAVEAGREAFLAGRVPKRFAASPSSPMAGRVV, from the coding sequence ATGAATATGAACGATACTCCCGCTTTGTCCGCCGATACCGGCTTGACGATCGCGGGCAAGACCTACAACTCGCGCCTGCTGGTCGGCAGCGGCAAGTACAAGGATCTCAACGAAACCCGCGAGGCCACCGAGGCCAGCGGCGCCGACATCATCACCGTGGCGATTCGCCGCGTGAACATCGGGCAGGATCCGAATGCGCCGAGCCTGCTCGACGTGGTGCCGCCTTCGCGTTACACCATCCTGCCCAATACAGCAGGTTGCTACAACGCCGAGGATGCGGTCTACACCCTGCAACTGGCGCGTGAATTGCTCAACGGTCACAAGCTGGTGAAGCTGGAAGTGCTGGGCGACGAGAAGACTCTGTTCCCGAACATGCCGGAGACCTTGAAGGCTGCCGAGACGCTGGTCAAGGATGGTTTTGATGTCATGGTGTATTGCAGCGACGATCCTATCCAGGCACGCATGCTGGAAGATATCGGTGTGGTCGCGGTGATGCCGCTGGCGTCGCTGATCGGTTCCGGGATGGGCATTCTGAATCCGTGGAATCTGTCGCTGATCATCGAGCAGGCCAAGATTCCGGTGCTGGTCGACGCCGGTGTCGGCACGGCTTCCGATGCGGCGATTGCCATGGAGCTTGGCTGCGATGGCGTGCTGATGAATACCGCCATTGCCGGTGCGCGCGATCCGATTCGCATGGCGCGTGCGATGAAGCTGGCAGTGGAGGCGGGGCGCGAGGCCTTCCTCGCTGGGCGTGTTCCGAAACGTTTTGCCGCTTCGCCGTCGTCGCCGATGGCCGGCCGCGTCGTCTAA
- a CDS encoding hydroxymethylpyrimidine/phosphomethylpyrimidine kinase produces MSSYRSSPPCVLVFSGSDPSGGAGMQADIPAISALGCHPLSVPTALTVQDNVSVFAVHPLDAELIRHQAQVLIDRFDIRAVKLGIAGNRRNAETIADLIVQLRARQPDLPVVFDPVLANGKGDQLSTDDAALAIESLYAVATVITPNLNEANRLCGSEHAPEQQAAILMQRGCEHVLLKGGHGPQHQDVVNRWFGPEGVFASWSWQRLPDEFHGSGCTLAAALSAQLAQGLGMHDAIEAAQRYCQHALETSYAIAPGQRIPNRVPLFAGEQK; encoded by the coding sequence ATGTCTTCTTATCGTTCATCACCGCCGTGCGTGCTGGTGTTCTCCGGTTCCGATCCGAGCGGCGGCGCCGGCATGCAGGCGGATATTCCAGCCATCAGCGCGCTTGGTTGCCACCCGCTGTCGGTGCCGACTGCGCTGACGGTGCAGGATAACGTCAGCGTGTTCGCGGTGCATCCGCTCGATGCCGAGCTGATTCGTCATCAGGCGCAGGTGCTGATCGATCGTTTCGACATCCGTGCCGTCAAGCTCGGCATTGCCGGCAATCGCCGCAATGCCGAGACGATTGCGGATTTGATTGTGCAGTTGCGTGCGCGTCAGCCGGACTTGCCGGTGGTGTTCGACCCCGTGCTGGCCAACGGCAAGGGCGATCAGTTGTCGACCGACGATGCGGCGCTGGCGATCGAGTCTTTGTATGCGGTTGCAACCGTCATCACACCCAATCTCAACGAAGCCAACCGGCTGTGCGGCAGCGAACATGCGCCCGAACAGCAGGCCGCGATCCTGATGCAGCGCGGTTGCGAGCATGTGCTGCTCAAGGGGGGGCATGGTCCGCAGCATCAGGATGTGGTCAATCGCTGGTTCGGTCCTGAAGGGGTGTTTGCATCGTGGAGCTGGCAGCGCTTGCCGGACGAGTTTCATGGCAGCGGCTGCACCTTGGCGGCGGCCTTGTCAGCACAGTTGGCGCAAGGTCTTGGGATGCACGATGCCATCGAAGCGGCGCAGCGCTATTGCCAGCATGCGCTGGAAACTTCTTACGCGATTGCGCCGGGTCAGCGCATCCCCAATCGCGTGCCCCTATTTGCAGGAGAACAGAAATGA
- a CDS encoding Dps family protein gives MAKKNVAAINIGINDKDRKKIADGLSKLLADTYTLYLKTHNFHWNVTGPMFNTLHLMFEGQYNELALAVDLIAERIRALGYPAPGSYKDFAKLSSIPEADGVPAAEEMIRQLVAGQEAVTRTARSMFPAVDAAADEPTADLLTQRMQLHEKNAWMLRSLLEG, from the coding sequence ATGGCAAAGAAAAACGTGGCAGCGATCAACATCGGCATCAACGACAAAGATCGCAAGAAGATTGCAGACGGCCTCAGCAAACTGCTGGCTGATACTTATACGCTCTACCTGAAGACACACAACTTCCACTGGAACGTCACCGGTCCGATGTTCAACACGCTGCACCTGATGTTCGAAGGTCAGTACAACGAACTGGCGCTGGCTGTGGATCTGATCGCCGAACGTATCCGTGCACTGGGCTATCCTGCACCGGGTTCGTACAAGGATTTCGCCAAGCTGTCGTCCATCCCTGAAGCGGATGGCGTCCCAGCCGCAGAAGAAATGATCCGTCAATTGGTGGCCGGACAGGAAGCCGTCACCCGTACTGCACGTTCGATGTTCCCGGCTGTGGATGCTGCGGCCGATGAACCGACTGCCGACTTGCTGACACAGCGCATGCAATTGCATGAAAAGAACGCGTGGATGCTGCGCAGCTTGCTGGAAGGCTGA